The Christiangramia flava JLT2011 region CGGAAAATCAAAATAATACATCACGATCCCAGTGATGACCTCAATCAGGATCAGGGCCATCACCCAGTTGATCAGGTTCAGGCCTAGTTGTAATTTACGGTTGCGGTACCACAGCCACAGGTTCACCAGCAAAACCAGGATGGAAAAGGAGCGGTGAATGTAAAATGTTATATTTGGATCGTTCAGCCATAATTCTTCAGAAGCGTATCCCAGGTTTCGTACCTGTTCGTCTATGAATTGTCGTACCTGTGTTCCCAACACAACCTGGATCAGCGTAAAAATGGTAGCTACGATCATCAAAGTTTTGAAATTAGCCGTGCTTCTGGTATCATCTGAATCTTTTTCCGAAGAAATAAATAACAAATAAAGCAGCAGGGCTACGATCACCAACGCCATGACCATATGAATGGTGATTTTGGCCGGCGCTAGAACCGAATATACCACGGTTGCACCAAGCCATGCCTGGAAACCCATTAGAAAGACACACAAACAGGATAAGACAGGAATTCGCTTTTTAAGCCTGATCTTTCCAAAACTGAATAAGGCCATTATTACGACCGCGAGGCCGGCCAGCGCCCCAACGAGGCGGTTGATATATTCTACCCAGGTATGCGTAGGATTGAAAATAGCGTAATCGTGTTTTTCATAATTTTGCCAGTTGGCCGCATTGTAATTGGCTCCGGAAGTAAAGTCTCTGGAAGCCACTTTCAGGCTTTCATCCATGATGATCACCTGGCCTTTTTCATACCTATGTTCCGGGTGAAATTCTAGTTCAGCTCTATCGGTGGGCGGGATGTAATACCCAAAACATTTTGGCCAGTCGGGACATCCCATCCCGGAGCCGGTCATGCGCACCATCGCTCCTGCGACGATCACAAGGTAAACGAGTACCAGCGAAATTTTAACCCAGGTTCTGTACATTTTTATGAAGTCACTTCTTTAAGTCCCAATTCTTCTCCTTTTTTCAGCATGAAATCGCGTGCCGGCTCATATTCATTCGGAATATCACCTTCCAGAATAGCCTCTTTGATGGCGTCTTTGATCTGTCCAACTTCGCGACTGGGTTTGATCCCAAAAGTTTCCATAATCTCTTCTCCTGAAACCGGTGGCTGAAAATTCCTGATATGATCGCGTTCTTCCACCTCCTGCATTTTTTCACGAACGATGCGGAAGTTGTTATGATATTTCTTAAAACGCTTGGGGTTTTTAGTGGTAATATCGGCTTCGCAAAGCGTCATCAGGTCTTCAATGTCGTCTCCGGCATCGAAAACCAGTCTGCGAACAGCCGAATCGGTCACGCTTTCATCAACGATTGCGATCGGGCGCGAACTCATTAGAACGAGCTTTTGCACGTATTTCATTTTTTCATTCAGCGGCAGTCGCAGCCTCTTGAAAATCCTGAAAACCATTTTGGCGCCCAGGAATTCGTGCCCGTGGAAGGTCCAGCCCACGCGTTTATCGAATTTTTTGGTCGGTGCCTTGCCAATATCGTGCAATAATGCAGCCCAGCGTAGCCAGAGATTGTCGGTATTTTCAGAAATATTGTCTACCACTTCCAGGGTGTGCCAGAAATTGTCTTTATGCGTTTGTCCTTCCACTTCATCAATACCCTGCAGGGCGGTGAGTTCAGGAAGGATCTTGCGTAAAAGTCCCGTTTTAAAAAGCAACGCAAGACCTTTAGAAGGTTTCGGGCTAAGCATGATCTTGTTCAGCTCCTCGATGATGCGCTCCTTGGAAATGATCTTAATGCGGTCCTGGTTTCGGCGAATCGCCTTCAGGGAATGCTCTTCGATCATGAAATTAAGCTGACTCGCAAAACGGATCGCACGGTACATGCGCAAAGGATCATCTGAATAAGTAATATCTGGGTCTAACGGCGTTTTGAGGATCTTCTTCTGAAGGTCGCTCAATCCGTCAAAAGGATCCAGTAAATCTCCAAATCCATCAGCATTCAGTTTTAAAGCCAGGGCATTGATCGTAAAATCGCGACGGTTCTGGTCATCTTCCAGTGTGCCGTCTTCCACGATGGGTTTGCGGCTATCCTGGCGGTAACTTTCCTTTCGGGCTCCAACAAATTCAATTTCCATATCGAAAGCACGGAGCATCGCTGTTCCGAAATTCTTAAAGACCTGGACTTTCGGTTTGTTGGGAAGTTTTTCAGCAACTTTTTCAGCTAGAGAAATTCCGCTACCCACAGCAACAATATCGATATCTGTAGGTTCACCGCGCTCGAGAATATGGTCGCGTACAAAACCACCGATCACGTAGGCGTCGACGCCCAGCTCATCGGCAGCTTCAGAAATTATTCGAAAAATCTTATGATGTAAAGCTTTACTGTAATTGTGGTGTTTCGGCATCTTCTATTTGCGTATCACTTTCACCTCTCCATCGTTACTCAGCTTGATAATTGCTGAAGGTTTAGGCGATTTTTTTGAACGCTGCAAATTTACTACATAGTCTACACCTTTTAAAATTTGCGGGGTGATTTGATCGAATGATTCCGGAGTTGGCTGCCCACTGATATTTGCGGAGGTAGAAACCAGTGGCCGTCTCAGCTTTTTGATCAGTTCGGAACAAAACCGGTCTCGAACCACGCGAATTCCCAGAGAATCGTCTTCTCCCACCAGGTTTTCAGCGATGCGAATAGGTTTGTCATAAATGATGGTGGTAGGTTTTTTGGAATATTTTAGGATGTCGTAGGCCATCTCCGGAATTTCTTCCACGTATTGCTCGAGCATCTTGAAATTGCTCACCAGGCAGATAAGTGCCTTGGTTTCCTCGCGCTTTTTCAGTTCGTAAACCTTGTCGATCGCATCGGGATTGGTCGCGTCGCAGCCTATTCCCCAAACCGTATCAGTAGGATAGACGATCACGCCTCCTTTTTTTAATACTTCTAATGCTTTCTGAACTTCCTGATCAAACTTTTCCATCGATTATTTTTTTGTATTCCTCCAGCGTTTGCCGGGCCATTTGCTCACTCGTGAAATTATGAATTAATTTCTGATGCGCATTTTCGGCAAATTTACGTCTTAGCTCTGAATCCTCCGCCAAAACTACCAATTTCCTTGCTAAATCCTGGAAATCTCCGGCTTCACTGAGAAATCCATTCTCATTATTCGTGATGATCTCAGGGATACCGCCCACATTCGTGCTCAGAACCGGGACCTTGTAATAAAAACTTTCGTAGAGGAACTGCGGAAGACCTTCTGAATTAGAAGTTAGCAGGGAAATATCGAATTGCGGGATAAGCCCGGAAGCATTGGGGACATACCCCAGGAAACTCACATGGTTTTCCAGGTGTCTTTCGGAGATCTCTTGCTGGAACCTGCCAGTGTGCTCGGTAAACTCCCCGATCTGTACAAAATGGAAATTGGTTTTTTTCTGCTTATTGACGATTTCCTCAATGATCCTGATAAAAGTAGACAGGTCTTTCGCTTTGATGTGATTGGCGATCATTCCCACGATGACAATGTGAGACGGTAACTGCAGTTTTTTCCGAAGATCCATTTCATTTAACTGAAGCCGCGAAACATTGCAGCCATGGTAGATCGTCACCAGTTTTTGTTGATTTTTAATTCTTCGTGCGCTAATCTTTTTAGTCTCTTCTGAAACGCATAAGATCTTAGCGATCTTGGAAGAATTGTACTTATACAGCGTTTGCTGTCGATTTTTTATAGGATAAGAAGTTTTTTTGCTGAATATAAATTCGGGCAATTTTGTCAGTTTAGAGGCGATAATAGCCAGGGTGATCGCGTTTGGGTCGTGTAGATGGAGGAGGTCGATCGACTCATTTTTACAAATAGTAATGATCTTAAAAATGTACCTCGGGTCTACATTCTTCCGAAGCGGAGCAACGGCGTAGGCGATCCCGGCATTTGAAAGTTTTTCCTCAAAACGGGCATTTTCGGTAAGCAACACCTTACTGCGAACACCCAATTTTTGAAGTTCCAGGCAAAGGTTTTCTATATGCTGTTCACCACCTCCCCAGGTTTTGACCGTTGAAAGGTGTAAAATGTTCATGCTTTTTCTTTTTCGTAAAGAGACAAAATTCTGGTTAAGATCGCTAAATTTTACTTCCTCATTTTTATTCTGCTATTTTTGTAACGAAAGAATGCTGAAAAAACCCAATCTGTTTCAGTTAATTTAATTGCATGAAAACCGCTTTGCTCGTTTCAACTTATAACTGGCCGGAAGCCCTGGACCTCATTTTCCGAAGTCTTTTAAAGCAGAAGGAATTGCCTGATGAGGTTTTGATTGCCGACGATGGTTCCGGGGAAGCAACTAAAAAGCTGATTGCCGATTTCAAGGCTGGTTCAACATTGGCGGTCAAACACGTCTGGCAGGAAGATCACGGTTATCATAAAAGCAAAATCCTGAATAAAGCCATTGCCGCTTCAGAAGCCGATTATATTATTCAGATTGATGGTGATTGCCTGATGCATCCCCATTTCATCCATGATCATAAAGCGAATGCCGAAGCGACTACTTTTTTATTCGGAAGCCGTGTAAATATTGAAAAACAACTGCGTGATAAGATCATGGATTGCAAGCAGGTGAATTTTGGTTTTTTTCAGAAAGGCCTGCAGCGCCGAACCCGGAACATTCATTTTCCCATTTTAGGAAAATCGTATAAATGTTCCATGGATCTTTCCAGGAAACTGAGAGGCTGCAACATATCTTTCTGGCGCGAGGATTTCATCCAGATCAATGGTTACAATGAAGATATGACTGGTTGGGGGAGAGAAGACTCAGAAATGGCGGCCAGGCTCCTGCATTGCGGTGTGGCGGGTAAGCGGTTGCGATACCAGGGGATCGTGTATCATCTCTGGCACCCGATCAATGACAGGGGAAGGGATGTGATCAATTCCCAAATTCAACAGCAAACGCTGGAAGAGCGGGCAAAATCCTGTAGCAATGGCATCGGTAAATATTTATAAACGCAAATCATCCATGAAATTTATCGTTGCCAAAGATTTTACGGCTTATTCAGAAGACCTGGAAAGAATGATTCAAAATTTTTCCCGGGAAGGAAGTGTTTTGAGCACAGGCCGGAATGAGATCAGGATCTTTGAACTGAACGGAAAAAGTATCAATGTCAAAGCCTTCAAGATCCCGAATGCCGTGAATAAGATCGCTTACCGGTTCTTTCGTAAAAGCAAGGCCCAACGATCTTTCGAGTATGCCTCCATTCTGACCCAAAAAGGCATTGGAACTCCCTTGCCGATTGCCTATGCTGAAGAAAACAGGCTCACGTTTGGCCGAAGTTTCTACGTCTGTGAACACTTGGATTGTGAGTTTACATTTCGGGACCTTAGCGCAACTGATGTTAAGCTCCTTCAGGAGTTTACGCGCTTTACCTTCCAGTTGCATGAAAAGGAAATTGAGTTTCTGGACCATTCCCCCGGGAATACACTCATCCGTAGAAATGCTGAAAAATACCAGTTCTTCCTGGTGGATCTCAACCGGATGAATTTCAGGAAAATGGATTTTGAAGCGCGGATGAAAAATTTTTCCCGTCTTACCGCAGATGAGGCGATTTTGCGGGTTATGGCAAGGGAATATGCGATTTTATACGGAAAGCCCGAAGAGCTGGTCTTCGAAAAAATGCAATTTTACACGCATCAGTTTCAGGAAAAATTCCACAGAAAAAAACGTTTGAAAAAACAACTGAAATTCTGGAAAAACTGATTACAGGGTGTAGGGTTTCCGGTAGGATTTCCAGGTGAAATACCCCAGTTTTTTCCGAATTTTATACCGGCGAATAAGATTTAGCGGTTTGGTTTTTAGGTGCGATTTGTCCCGGTGAAGGCAATCAATACAGGCATCGATCACACGGGCACTGGAACGTCCATCTTCATAAGGATGGGAAAATTCGGCGAATTTATCGATTTCTTTCAGTAAGGCTACAGGGTATTCAGCCGCTTTTTCCAGGGCATCAGCTATTTCCGAAGCATTCTGAATATTCAGCATATAGGCCTGCGGCATATTATTATCTATCGTCACCACGGGTTTGCGCTGCAATACGAATTCGATCAAAGCCGAAGTCGTATCAGACAGCATGAGATGGGCTTTTTTGAATAGCGGAATCAGGTTCGTGGTATCGTGATATTTCAGATTTTCGTGCTGCATTTCCCGAAATTTTTGTTTGATCCCTTCCGGAAGTTTTGGATGCAGCACCACATCAAAATGCCAGTTCCCGGTTTTGGATAAGCGCAGTATTTCTTCGACGACATCTTCCTTTAAAGCTAGGCTGTAATATTTGGTAAAAGTAGACGAGATCAGGACATTCTTGGGGTTGGTCTTGCCGTTCTCCAGCGGAAACAGCGGATCCATTTTGGACCAGCCTGTCTCGATCACTTCAAATGTCTGATATTTTTTTTGCTGCTTCTGAAAAGGTTTGGTACTGGAAGGCCCCTGAGTACAATACAAATCAAAAAAGCCCCGAATGGTAAATTGATCGGTTCCTTTCCTTTTATTCGCCGGAAAACCGTGAAAAACCTGAACTTTCAGGCCCGGAAAAAAATCGGCCACCTGGTCGGTCGCGGTCAGCACCACCTGCGGATCATAGTCCAGGACCTCTTTAACGGTATCCAGCAGCTCACCATTCTCAGGGAAATGGGACTTAGGATACTCATTATCACAAAACCACTTCACCTCGTAACCCCGAAGCTTAATTTCCTCCTGTAGCGGCCGGCCAATGGGCAGCGCATAGGTATGGCTGATGTAGATCAGGAAACGATAGGTCATGAAGCATGATTTTGACAGAATTCCAGCAGTTTCTCCTGAAATAATTCCGGTTTGAATTCCCTGTACAGCCGCATGTTTTCAGCTTTCAGTTCTTTCTGTATTTTATTTTGAAAAAGCTCCGGCCGGTAATCCCGCAGGTGCACCGAAACATTATTCGTTCCGTCTTCAAAAACATTCCAGTTAGCCTTCTGTAGCTCGGGCGAAAATATGGCAAATGTTGGTATATCCAGTGCCTTAGCCATGTTTACACCACCGCCTTCGTTGCCAATAAGCGCCTTGCAGTAGGAAGTGAGCGCCAGGAATTCCCGTAAATTTTTTCCGTAGAGGTCGATCGCGATGCGTTCCTGGGTTTCTTTTTCGCAAAGGTTATAAATGGCCATCACGTCGTTCTCCTGGGCAGGAATATAATTCAGTAATAAGGTCGTGTTGGTATGCTGAACAATCCAATCGAGCAGCCTGGCCATGAACATGGGCGGATAGGTTTTTTGCTGCGAACTTCCTAAAATACTGATCATTAACAGATCCTGTTCCTGTGGATTTAAACCGTGCTCCTGCAACATCTCGAGGGCCTGCCTTTTTTCCCTATTCTGAAGGTAGATCTTTGGTTTCAGATTCTTCGGAAAATCAGGAGCAAGCGGAGACAGGAGACGTAACCTTTTTTCGATCGCGGCGCCGGCTTCGGTTTCTGCCTGCATGCTTCTGCTGAAGACGTGGTTGCAAGCCAGTTTCGTATACCATTTTTCATAAGAAACCCTGGTTGTGGCACCTGAAAATCCGGTTACCAGCGCAGTCAGTGGTGTTGCCTGCACATCGATCACCGCATCATATTTTTGAAGTCGGACGGCATTAACCAGGTAGAAAAAATGCTCTTCCCGCCGGAAAGCGATCACTTTGTCTATATGCGGGTTATTGCGCAAAACGGGGAGTGTATGGCGATACACCAGGTAATGCAATTCTGCCCGGGGATATTTCTTCCGAAGCGCTTCAAACAAGACTGAGGATGTCAACACATCCCCAATCATTTTTAATTGTATTACCAGTATCTTCAAACCTGTTTGCTTATACCGCGACGTCGTATTCTCTTAAAGCGTCATTGAGAGACGTTTTCTTGTTCGTGCTGTCTTTTCTTTTGCCAATGATCAGCGCACATGGCACCTGGTATTCGCCCGCAGCAAATTTCTTGGTGTAACTTCCAGGGATCACTACAGATCGTGCCGGCACCAGCCCTTTATATTCTTTCGGCTCGTCGCCGGTCACATCGATGATTTTGGTAGAACCGGTCAGCACCACGTTGGCACCAAGTACGGCTTCTTTTTCTACACGAACCCCTTCTACCACGATACATCTGGAGCCAATGAAGGCATTGTCTTCAATGATCACCGGTGCCGCCTGAAGTGGTTCCAGCACTCCGCCAATCCCAACACCACCGCTCAAATGCACATTTTTACCAATTTGCGCACAGCTTCCCACGGTCGCCCAGGTATCTACCATGGTACCTTCATCTACATAAGCGCCAATGTTTACATAACTTGGCATCATGATCACTCCGGAAGAAATATAAGCGCCGTGGCGTGCTACCGCATTTGGTACCACACGAATTCCTTTTTCCTTGTAGCCACGTTTAAGCGGCATTTTATCATGGTATTCGAAAATTCCAGCTTCAAGAGTTTCCATTTTCTGAATAGGGAAATACAGCACTACCGCTTTTTTTACCCATTCGTTCACCTGCCAGCCATCAGCGGTAGGTTCTGCCACGCGAAGTTCTCCTTTATCCAGTAATTCGATCACCTGGCGAATGGCGTTGGTAGTTTCGGTCTCTTTTAACAATTCCCGGTTTTCCCAGGCTTCCTCAATTTTCGGTTGTAATTGGTCCATTTTCAATTTTTTTCCAAATATAAGGCTTGCTGTCAATATTTATGCTCAAACCAATATAAACCTTACCTTTGCCTAAAATTTCAGAATGGCCAGAGTGCTTGCATTAGATTACGGATTGAAGCGTACGGGCATCGCAGTGACCGACGAGCTGAAGATGATCGCCTCGGGCCTTACGACTGTGCAGACTCCTGATCTGATCGATTTTCTGAAGGACTATTTTCAGAAAGAATCTGTCGAGCGGGTCATCATTGGGGAGCCCAGACGCATGGATGATTCTTTTTCAGAAAATGAAGCGAATATCCGTGAATTTCTGAAGGTTTTTCAGAAGACTTTTCCAGAGATGCCCACAGAACGTATGGATGAGCGTTTTACCAGTAAAATGGCTGTTCAGAGTATGATCGACGGTGGCCTCAAGAAGAAGAAAAGAAGAGATAAAGCCCTGGTAGACGAAATCAGCGCCACGCTGATCCTGCAAAGTTGGCTGTATTAACATAATTCATAAACCCTTAGAATGATTTTACCAATTGTTGC contains the following coding sequences:
- a CDS encoding COX15/CtaA family protein gives rise to the protein MYRTWVKISLVLVYLVIVAGAMVRMTGSGMGCPDWPKCFGYYIPPTDRAELEFHPEHRYEKGQVIIMDESLKVASRDFTSGANYNAANWQNYEKHDYAIFNPTHTWVEYINRLVGALAGLAVVIMALFSFGKIRLKKRIPVLSCLCVFLMGFQAWLGATVVYSVLAPAKITIHMVMALVIVALLLYLLFISSEKDSDDTRSTANFKTLMIVATIFTLIQVVLGTQVRQFIDEQVRNLGYASEELWLNDPNITFYIHRSFSILVLLVNLWLWYRNRKLQLGLNLINWVMALILIEVITGIVMYYFDFPVLSQPVHLVIASILFGIQFYLLMQTFDARKKIEIS
- a CDS encoding CCA tRNA nucleotidyltransferase → MPKHHNYSKALHHKIFRIISEAADELGVDAYVIGGFVRDHILERGEPTDIDIVAVGSGISLAEKVAEKLPNKPKVQVFKNFGTAMLRAFDMEIEFVGARKESYRQDSRKPIVEDGTLEDDQNRRDFTINALALKLNADGFGDLLDPFDGLSDLQKKILKTPLDPDITYSDDPLRMYRAIRFASQLNFMIEEHSLKAIRRNQDRIKIISKERIIEELNKIMLSPKPSKGLALLFKTGLLRKILPELTALQGIDEVEGQTHKDNFWHTLEVVDNISENTDNLWLRWAALLHDIGKAPTKKFDKRVGWTFHGHEFLGAKMVFRIFKRLRLPLNEKMKYVQKLVLMSSRPIAIVDESVTDSAVRRLVFDAGDDIEDLMTLCEADITTKNPKRFKKYHNNFRIVREKMQEVEERDHIRNFQPPVSGEEIMETFGIKPSREVGQIKDAIKEAILEGDIPNEYEPARDFMLKKGEELGLKEVTS
- a CDS encoding L-threonylcarbamoyladenylate synthase, with translation MEKFDQEVQKALEVLKKGGVIVYPTDTVWGIGCDATNPDAIDKVYELKKREETKALICLVSNFKMLEQYVEEIPEMAYDILKYSKKPTTIIYDKPIRIAENLVGEDDSLGIRVVRDRFCSELIKKLRRPLVSTSANISGQPTPESFDQITPQILKGVDYVVNLQRSKKSPKPSAIIKLSNDGEVKVIRK
- a CDS encoding glycosyltransferase → MNILHLSTVKTWGGGEQHIENLCLELQKLGVRSKVLLTENARFEEKLSNAGIAYAVAPLRKNVDPRYIFKIITICKNESIDLLHLHDPNAITLAIIASKLTKLPEFIFSKKTSYPIKNRQQTLYKYNSSKIAKILCVSEETKKISARRIKNQQKLVTIYHGCNVSRLQLNEMDLRKKLQLPSHIVIVGMIANHIKAKDLSTFIRIIEEIVNKQKKTNFHFVQIGEFTEHTGRFQQEISERHLENHVSFLGYVPNASGLIPQFDISLLTSNSEGLPQFLYESFYYKVPVLSTNVGGIPEIITNNENGFLSEAGDFQDLARKLVVLAEDSELRRKFAENAHQKLIHNFTSEQMARQTLEEYKKIIDGKV
- a CDS encoding glycosyltransferase family 2 protein, producing the protein MKTALLVSTYNWPEALDLIFRSLLKQKELPDEVLIADDGSGEATKKLIADFKAGSTLAVKHVWQEDHGYHKSKILNKAIAASEADYIIQIDGDCLMHPHFIHDHKANAEATTFLFGSRVNIEKQLRDKIMDCKQVNFGFFQKGLQRRTRNIHFPILGKSYKCSMDLSRKLRGCNISFWREDFIQINGYNEDMTGWGREDSEMAARLLHCGVAGKRLRYQGIVYHLWHPINDRGRDVINSQIQQQTLEERAKSCSNGIGKYL
- a CDS encoding lipopolysaccharide kinase InaA family protein — encoded protein: MASVNIYKRKSSMKFIVAKDFTAYSEDLERMIQNFSREGSVLSTGRNEIRIFELNGKSINVKAFKIPNAVNKIAYRFFRKSKAQRSFEYASILTQKGIGTPLPIAYAEENRLTFGRSFYVCEHLDCEFTFRDLSATDVKLLQEFTRFTFQLHEKEIEFLDHSPGNTLIRRNAEKYQFFLVDLNRMNFRKMDFEARMKNFSRLTADEAILRVMAREYAILYGKPEELVFEKMQFYTHQFQEKFHRKKRLKKQLKFWKN
- a CDS encoding CDP-glycerol glycerophosphotransferase, which gives rise to MTYRFLIYISHTYALPIGRPLQEEIKLRGYEVKWFCDNEYPKSHFPENGELLDTVKEVLDYDPQVVLTATDQVADFFPGLKVQVFHGFPANKRKGTDQFTIRGFFDLYCTQGPSSTKPFQKQQKKYQTFEVIETGWSKMDPLFPLENGKTNPKNVLISSTFTKYYSLALKEDVVEEILRLSKTGNWHFDVVLHPKLPEGIKQKFREMQHENLKYHDTTNLIPLFKKAHLMLSDTTSALIEFVLQRKPVVTIDNNMPQAYMLNIQNASEIADALEKAAEYPVALLKEIDKFAEFSHPYEDGRSSARVIDACIDCLHRDKSHLKTKPLNLIRRYKIRKKLGYFTWKSYRKPYTL
- a CDS encoding glycosyltransferase family 9 protein, with the protein product MKILVIQLKMIGDVLTSSVLFEALRKKYPRAELHYLVYRHTLPVLRNNPHIDKVIAFRREEHFFYLVNAVRLQKYDAVIDVQATPLTALVTGFSGATTRVSYEKWYTKLACNHVFSRSMQAETEAGAAIEKRLRLLSPLAPDFPKNLKPKIYLQNREKRQALEMLQEHGLNPQEQDLLMISILGSSQQKTYPPMFMARLLDWIVQHTNTTLLLNYIPAQENDVMAIYNLCEKETQERIAIDLYGKNLREFLALTSYCKALIGNEGGGVNMAKALDIPTFAIFSPELQKANWNVFEDGTNNVSVHLRDYRPELFQNKIQKELKAENMRLYREFKPELFQEKLLEFCQNHAS
- a CDS encoding 2,3,4,5-tetrahydropyridine-2,6-dicarboxylate N-succinyltransferase, translating into MDQLQPKIEEAWENRELLKETETTNAIRQVIELLDKGELRVAEPTADGWQVNEWVKKAVVLYFPIQKMETLEAGIFEYHDKMPLKRGYKEKGIRVVPNAVARHGAYISSGVIMMPSYVNIGAYVDEGTMVDTWATVGSCAQIGKNVHLSGGVGIGGVLEPLQAAPVIIEDNAFIGSRCIVVEGVRVEKEAVLGANVVLTGSTKIIDVTGDEPKEYKGLVPARSVVIPGSYTKKFAAGEYQVPCALIIGKRKDSTNKKTSLNDALREYDVAV
- the ruvX gene encoding Holliday junction resolvase RuvX, producing the protein MARVLALDYGLKRTGIAVTDELKMIASGLTTVQTPDLIDFLKDYFQKESVERVIIGEPRRMDDSFSENEANIREFLKVFQKTFPEMPTERMDERFTSKMAVQSMIDGGLKKKKRRDKALVDEISATLILQSWLY